The following coding sequences lie in one Chanos chanos chromosome 4, fChaCha1.1, whole genome shotgun sequence genomic window:
- the gemin6 gene encoding gem-associated protein 6 — MQDWCKKRPHEWHKYINQEVRVTAHDKNEYQGWVFTVDPVSGSVVLVTLHGQQSTSVRVVMGHAVRDVEVLKEGDEEIAQQLNALFMPAGSQVLTNDELKRRKEDLRLWLEKNRIPVTEEEDTLRVANVLTVSPPYGSGDCSSSNEIILARVQSLIESYPGPDKEQ, encoded by the exons ATGCAAGACTGGTGTAAAAAGAGGCCACACGAATGGCACAAGTATATAAATCAAGAAGTGAGAGTCACAGCAcatgataaaaatgaatatcaAGGTTGGGTTTTCACCGTGGATCCAGTGTCTGGAAG tGTGGTCCTTGTGACCCTCCATGGGCAGCAGAGCACATCTGTTAGAGTAGTGATGGGCCATGCTGTGAGGGATGTGGAGGTTCTGAAGGAGGGAGATGAGGAAATTGCACAGCAGTTAAATGCTCTGTTCATGCCTGCTGGATCTCAAGTCCTTACTAATGATGAGCTGAAGCGAAGGAAGGAGGACTTGCGCCTGTGGCTGGAGAAGAACCGGATTCCTGTGACGGAGGAGGAAGACACTCTGCGGGTGGCCAATGTCCTCACTGTTAGCCCGCCTTACGGTTCAGGAGACTGCTCCAGCTCCAATGAAATTATTCTGGCTAGAGTACAGAGTTTAATCGAGAGTTACCCTGGCCCAGACAAAGAGCAGTGA
- the srsf7b gene encoding serine/arginine-rich splicing factor 7, which translates to MSRYGRYGETKVYVGNLGTGAGKGELERAFGYYGPLRTVWIARNPPGFAFVEFEDPRDAEDAVRGLDGKIICGSRVRVELSTGMPRRSRYDRPPTRRPFDPNDRCYECGEKGHYAYDCHRYSRRRRSRSRSRSHSRSRGRRYSRSRSRSRSRGRRSRSFSPRRSRSASPRRSRSRSRSRSRSVSRPRSRSGSVGRSKSGSPAGSRSPSHSPGRSESSGRDD; encoded by the exons ATGTCTAGATACGGTCGGTACGGAG AAACAAAGGTTTATGTGGGTAACCTTGGTACTGGGGCAGGTAAAGGAGAGCTAGAGCGGGCGTTTGGTTATTATGGGCCATTGAGAACAGTGTGGATTGCTAGGAACCCTCCTGGGTTTGCCTTTGTAGAGTTCGAAGATCCTAGAGATGCTGAGGATGCTGTCCGTGGCCTTGATGGCAA AATAATTTGTGGTTCGCGAGTGCGTGTTGAGTTGTCAACAGGGATGCCGCGCCGTTCTCGCTACGACAGGCCACCCACTCGTCGGCCCTTTGACCCTAACGACCGCTGCTATGAGTGCGGTGAAAAAGGGCATTATGCCTACGACTGTCACCGCTACAGCCGTCGACGCCGGAGCAG GTCCAGGTCACGATCTCACTCCCGGTCACGTGGAAGGAGGTACTCCCGTTCCCGATCCCGCAGCCGCAGCCGGGGCAGAAG GTCGCGGTCCTTCTCCCCTCGACGTTCTCGTTCTGCTTCTCCAAGGAG GTCTAGATCAAGATCCAGATCTCGGTCTCGGTCAGTGTCTCGACCAAGGAGCAG ATCTGGTTCGGTGGGCAGATCAAAATCAGGCTCTCCAGCCGGGAG cCGCTCACCCTCTCACAGTCCTGGCAGAAGTGAAAGCTCTGGTCGAGATGACTGA